The Rhododendron vialii isolate Sample 1 chromosome 6a, ASM3025357v1 genome includes a window with the following:
- the LOC131329640 gene encoding transcription termination factor MTERF9, chloroplastic isoform X5, whose amino-acid sequence MDELEEKESLDAYRRRIKSQDPTSKSQGINRNRASFNHTSNKSKEVGSFGAKGGGKLKVESSTRNRFHHLAEELDLDKKSFPLLDYLSTFGLKDSHFIQMYDRHMPSLQINVGSAQERLEFLFSVGVKHKDVRKILMRQPQILEYTMDNKLKPHVAFLASLGIPDSRIGQIITATPSLFSYSLENSLKPTVRYLLEEVGIKKSDLSKVVQLSPQILVQRIDSSWTSRCSFLRKELGAPRDSIVKMVRKHPQLLHYSIEDGLLPRINFLRSIGMRNPEILKVLTSLTQVFSLSLEENLKPKYIYLINELRNEVQILAKYPMYLSLSLNQRIRPRHRFLVSLKKAPRGPFPLSSFVPSDESFCQQWAGTTVDKYLAFRQDLLLKQIAKKHRRR is encoded by the exons AATAGAGCCAGTTTTAATCATACGTCAAACAAATCTAAGGAAGTTGGCTCCTTTGGTGCAAAAGGAGGAGGAAAG CTGAAGGTTGAGAGCTCTACAAGGAACAGATTTCACCACCTTGCAGAAGAACTGGATTTAGACAAGAAATCATTTCCTCTTCTTGATTACCTGAGCACTTTTGGACTTAAGGACTCGCACTTTATCCAAATGTACGATAGGCACATGCCTTCCCTTCAGATTAATGTGGGTTCTGCACAGGAAAGGTTGGAGTTCTTGTTTAGTGTTGGTGTCAAACATAAAGACGTCAGAAAGATACTTATGAGGCAGCCACAAATCTTAGAGTACACCATGGATAATAAACTGAAACCTCATGTTGCTTTTTTGGCGAGTTTGGGCATTCCAGATTCCAGAATAGGGCAAATAATCACTGCTACTCCGTCTCTATTTTCTTATAGCCTGGAGAATTCATTAAAACCAACTGTGAGGTACTTGCTTGAAGAGGTTGGTATTAAGAAGAGTGATCTAAGTAAAGTTGTGCAGCTGAGCCCTCAAATCCTGGTTCAGCGGATTGATAGTTCGTGGACCAGTCGTTGCAGTTTTCTTAGAAAGGAATTGGGAGCACCCAGAGATAGTATAGTGAAGATGGTCAGAAAACATCCTCAACTACTTCACTACAGCATTGAGGATGGTTTGCTGCCTAGAATTAATTTTCTAAGGAGTATTGGGATGCGTAACCCTGAAATCTTGAAAGTATTGACTAGCCTCACACAG GTATTCTCCCTGTCACTGGAAGAAAATCTGAAGCCGAAGTACATATACTTGATCAACGAGCTTCGGAACGAGGTGCAAATATTGGCAAAATATCCTATGTACCTAAGCTTGTCTCTAAACCAGAGAATTCGTCCCCGCCATAGGTTTTTAGTTTCCCTAAAGAAAGCTCCAAGGGGGCCATTTCCTCTGAGTTCATTTGTTCCATCTGATGAAAGCTTTTGTCAGCAGTGGGCAGGCACTACCGTAGATAAATATTTGGCTTTTCGTCAGGATTTACTTCTCAAACAGATTGCAAAGAAACACAGACGCAGGTGA